One genomic segment of Rubripirellula amarantea includes these proteins:
- a CDS encoding NAD(P)-dependent oxidoreductase gives MKNIGFIGTGVMGRSMCGHLIDAGYQLTVFNRSPEKTRSLVEKGAKLAQSPAEVAAASEVTFTIVGFPSDVESVILGENGVLSGAEPGHIIVDMTTSQPSLAERIAEVASQKGVHSIDAPVSGGDTGAKNAALSIMIGGDVEPVQTVWPLFEIMGKTLVHHGPPGAGQHTKVVNQTLIASGMIAVCEGLLYASRAGLDLTKVLESVSSGAAGSWSLTNLGPRVLKGDYAPGFFVEHFLKDMGIALEEARRMNLCLPGLALAHQLYLAVAAQGHARDGSQALILALAEMNRVDW, from the coding sequence ATGAAGAACATTGGATTCATCGGCACCGGCGTGATGGGCCGCAGCATGTGCGGGCACCTGATTGATGCGGGTTATCAGTTGACCGTCTTCAATCGTTCGCCCGAAAAGACTCGCTCGCTTGTCGAAAAGGGGGCGAAGCTTGCCCAATCGCCTGCGGAAGTTGCCGCGGCAAGCGAGGTGACGTTCACGATCGTTGGGTTCCCGTCGGACGTTGAGTCCGTGATTTTGGGCGAGAACGGAGTCCTTTCGGGGGCTGAGCCCGGCCACATCATTGTCGACATGACAACGAGTCAGCCATCGTTGGCGGAGCGTATCGCCGAGGTCGCATCACAGAAGGGCGTGCATTCCATCGACGCACCGGTGAGTGGCGGAGACACGGGCGCTAAGAACGCGGCGTTGTCCATCATGATTGGCGGCGATGTCGAGCCAGTTCAAACGGTATGGCCGCTGTTTGAGATCATGGGAAAGACACTCGTTCACCATGGCCCGCCCGGGGCCGGCCAGCATACCAAGGTGGTCAACCAAACGTTGATTGCCTCGGGGATGATCGCCGTGTGTGAAGGATTGTTGTACGCAAGCCGCGCCGGTTTGGATTTGACCAAGGTGCTCGAAAGCGTTTCCTCAGGTGCAGCGGGTAGTTGGTCGTTGACGAATTTGGGGCCACGAGTATTGAAGGGTGATTACGCGCCCGGGTTCTTCGTGGAACACTTCTTGAAGGACATGGGAATCGCGTTGGAAGAGGCTCGTCGCATGAATTTGTGCCTTCCTGGACTCGCTCTCGCTCATCAATTGTACCTGGCCGTCGCTGCCCAAGGTCATGCACGTGACGGCAGTCAGGCGTTGATTTTGGCTCTTGCCGAAATGAATCGCGTGGATTGGTAG
- a CDS encoding phosphoribosylanthranilate isomerase, whose product MLFHAKICGVRFKSDIEAVGQAGGDAIGLNFFPPSIRYVRPDEASALSEVARRLEIKCVGVFVNESAESIAQISQQVGLDVIQLHGDETLDDLKLIREATRLPVLRAIKLPTGPLDAETIESKTQPWISAGCDVLLDADAGAAHGGSGKTLDWDSVRQWAERSPEVNWTLAGGLTPENVAVAMQVSGAKSVDTASGAEQPKGTKSRERIAEFLNAALK is encoded by the coding sequence ATGCTGTTTCACGCGAAAATCTGTGGGGTTCGATTCAAGTCGGACATCGAAGCGGTCGGCCAAGCGGGTGGCGACGCTATTGGTCTGAACTTCTTTCCGCCCAGCATTCGGTACGTTCGCCCCGATGAAGCGAGTGCATTGTCCGAGGTCGCGCGGCGACTTGAGATCAAATGCGTCGGTGTCTTCGTGAACGAGTCCGCTGAATCCATTGCTCAAATATCGCAACAGGTCGGCCTCGACGTGATTCAATTGCATGGCGACGAGACGCTCGATGACTTGAAATTAATCCGCGAGGCCACAAGGTTGCCGGTGCTGCGTGCGATCAAATTGCCGACTGGCCCCCTCGACGCTGAAACAATCGAATCCAAAACTCAACCTTGGATTTCGGCCGGATGCGATGTGTTACTCGATGCCGACGCGGGCGCCGCGCACGGTGGAAGCGGAAAAACGCTCGATTGGGATAGTGTCCGTCAGTGGGCCGAACGGAGCCCCGAGGTGAACTGGACCCTCGCCGGTGGATTGACGCCCGAGAATGTTGCCGTTGCGATGCAGGTGAGCGGAGCCAAGAGTGTCGACACGGCAAGCGGAGCCGAGCAACCCAAGGGAACAAAGTCGCGCGAACGTATCGCAGAGTTCTTGAACGCGGCGCTGAAGTAG
- a CDS encoding DUF1015 domain-containing protein, with amino-acid sequence MPQTAPFAALRYNLDHVGALSDVIAPPYDVIDPELQDQLYKQHPANVIRIILNRAEPGDKGDEKYERAAKFVEQWKSEGVLMTEAAPAYYVYHQTFEVDGQTVVRRGFQGRVRTTPFGEGNIYPHEETHPKAKVDRLKLTTATKQNNSQIFGLYPDPSNEVIELLDAATAGITPLEATDHLGVKHTIWPVTDEAVCAKVSQLMEDRPMFVADGHHRYETSCNYKAQLAAEHGGSLPEDHPANYVMTMLVGMSDPGMIVLPTHRLLRGTPTFSSTEIIAKLAGKFDCEVLEGGLNAAHAAWGNMETADDQGLIALYAVGDDTWVMAKANEGAAAEMTQLAAAQSEDWRKLGVSLLHRLVFDNLLGLAGHSKPTYVHEVDEVVNGINGEGSQAESDSDEPYTLAALVMPAKVSDVEAISLHKERMPAKSTYFYPKLLSGLTFNPLA; translated from the coding sequence ATGCCACAAACTGCTCCTTTCGCTGCCCTTCGCTACAACCTTGACCACGTTGGTGCCTTATCGGATGTCATCGCACCGCCATACGACGTGATCGATCCCGAACTGCAAGACCAGCTTTACAAGCAGCACCCTGCCAACGTTATTCGCATCATCCTGAACCGTGCCGAGCCTGGTGACAAAGGCGATGAGAAGTACGAGCGAGCGGCAAAATTTGTCGAGCAGTGGAAGAGCGAAGGCGTGCTGATGACGGAAGCCGCACCCGCGTATTACGTCTACCACCAAACGTTCGAAGTCGACGGGCAAACCGTCGTCCGCCGTGGTTTCCAAGGTCGCGTGCGAACCACGCCATTTGGCGAAGGCAACATCTATCCTCACGAAGAAACGCACCCCAAGGCGAAGGTCGATCGACTCAAGCTGACCACGGCAACCAAGCAGAACAACAGTCAAATCTTCGGCCTCTACCCGGACCCAAGCAACGAGGTCATCGAACTGCTCGATGCCGCCACCGCTGGCATCACTCCGCTAGAAGCGACCGACCACCTGGGAGTCAAGCACACGATTTGGCCAGTGACCGACGAAGCGGTTTGCGCGAAGGTCAGCCAGTTGATGGAAGACCGCCCGATGTTCGTGGCTGATGGTCACCACCGCTACGAGACATCCTGCAATTACAAAGCTCAATTGGCCGCCGAGCACGGTGGATCGCTTCCTGAAGATCACCCCGCCAACTATGTGATGACGATGCTGGTGGGGATGAGCGACCCAGGAATGATCGTTCTTCCAACTCACCGCCTGCTTCGCGGGACGCCAACGTTCTCTTCGACCGAGATCATCGCTAAGCTGGCCGGCAAATTTGACTGCGAAGTGCTCGAGGGCGGCCTCAACGCGGCTCACGCAGCATGGGGCAATATGGAAACCGCCGACGACCAGGGCTTGATCGCTTTGTACGCCGTCGGCGACGACACCTGGGTAATGGCGAAAGCCAACGAAGGTGCTGCCGCGGAGATGACTCAATTGGCCGCTGCCCAAAGCGAAGATTGGCGGAAGCTTGGCGTGAGCCTGCTGCACCGCTTGGTATTCGACAACCTGCTCGGTTTGGCCGGACATTCCAAACCAACTTACGTGCACGAAGTCGACGAAGTGGTGAATGGGATCAATGGCGAAGGCAGCCAAGCGGAAAGCGATTCCGATGAACCGTACACCCTGGCCGCTCTCGTGATGCCCGCAAAGGTATCCGACGTCGAAGCGATCAGCCTGCACAAAGAACGCATGCCAGCGAAGAGCACGTACTTCTATCCCAAGTTGCTCTCGGGCCTGACGTTCAATCCATTGGCGTAA
- the ahcY gene encoding adenosylhomocysteinase, whose product MSQVATDRVPYKVKDISLAEFGRKEINLAENEMPGLMALREKYGKSKPLAGARIAGCLHMTIQTAVLIETLVELGADVTWSSCNIYSTQDHAAAAIAKAGIPVYAWKGMSNEEFDWCIEQTLYMKDGQPLNMILDDGGDLTAMCHDRFPELLDNIFGISEETTAGIHRLEVLNKSKKLRVPAINVNDSATKSKFDNLYGCRESLADGVKRATDVMLAGKCAVVCGYGDVGKGCAQSLRSYGCRVIVTEIDPINALQAAMEGFEVTTMENAAKEGRLFVTTTGNKDIIMGDHMKNMPNDAILCNIGHFDTEIDIAWLEAQVEAGKATKDEIKAADIGAVDRYTFTDSGNSIIILAKGRLVNLGCATGHPSFVMSTSFTNQVLAQMELWTNRDNDTYDVGVVMLPKRLDEEVARLHLEKLGVKLTTLTQEQADYLGVPVEGPYKPDHYRY is encoded by the coding sequence GTGTCACAAGTTGCAACGGACCGAGTGCCTTACAAAGTAAAAGACATTTCCCTGGCCGAGTTTGGCCGCAAAGAAATCAACCTAGCCGAGAACGAAATGCCGGGCTTGATGGCCCTGCGTGAGAAGTACGGCAAAAGTAAGCCTTTGGCGGGTGCACGCATCGCTGGTTGCTTGCACATGACGATTCAAACCGCCGTGCTGATCGAAACCCTCGTCGAACTCGGCGCCGACGTGACCTGGTCGAGCTGCAATATCTACAGCACCCAAGATCACGCTGCCGCAGCGATCGCGAAGGCGGGCATCCCAGTTTACGCTTGGAAGGGCATGTCCAACGAAGAATTCGATTGGTGCATCGAGCAAACGTTGTACATGAAGGACGGCCAACCGCTGAACATGATCCTGGACGACGGTGGTGACTTGACCGCCATGTGCCACGATCGTTTCCCTGAACTTCTCGACAACATTTTCGGCATCAGCGAAGAAACCACCGCTGGTATCCACCGCCTTGAAGTCCTTAACAAGTCCAAGAAGCTTCGCGTACCTGCGATCAACGTGAACGACTCGGCGACGAAGTCGAAGTTCGACAACCTCTACGGTTGCCGCGAATCGTTGGCTGATGGTGTCAAGCGTGCGACCGACGTCATGTTGGCCGGTAAGTGTGCTGTTGTTTGCGGTTACGGCGATGTTGGCAAGGGATGTGCACAATCGCTTCGCAGCTATGGTTGCCGCGTTATTGTTACCGAAATCGACCCGATCAACGCTCTGCAAGCTGCGATGGAAGGTTTCGAAGTCACCACGATGGAAAACGCAGCCAAAGAAGGCCGCTTGTTCGTTACCACCACCGGTAACAAGGACATCATCATGGGCGACCACATGAAGAACATGCCCAACGATGCAATCCTTTGCAACATTGGCCACTTCGATACCGAAATTGACATCGCTTGGCTTGAAGCACAAGTGGAAGCCGGCAAGGCGACCAAGGACGAAATCAAGGCAGCCGACATTGGTGCCGTGGACCGCTACACGTTCACCGACAGCGGCAACTCGATCATCATTCTTGCCAAGGGCCGTTTGGTGAATCTGGGCTGTGCTACCGGTCACCCATCGTTCGTGATGAGCACGAGCTTCACCAACCAAGTCTTAGCTCAAATGGAACTTTGGACTAACCGCGACAACGACACCTACGACGTCGGCGTCGTGATGTTGCCTAAGCGTCTTGACGAGGAAGTTGCTCGCCTTCACCTCGAAAAGCTCGGCGTCAAGCTAACTACCTTGACTCAAGAGCAAGCGGATTACCTGGGCGTTCCTGTGGAAGGTCCTTACAAGCCAGATCACTACCGCTACTAA
- a CDS encoding calcium/sodium antiporter, whose amino-acid sequence MLETFQILLGLVLLVIGGELLVRGAASLAAAMQISPLVIGLTVVAFGTSAPELGVSLQAALAGDASIAVGNVVGSNIINILFVLGAAAVVAPLIVSSDLIRKDLPVMIAATAVFWWMASDGNVSRWEGIAMFVTLLVYLWQSITGSRKATKAQAAEIEEYAETLLSAKDYFIQIGFLIAGLVMLGIGANQLVAGATSIAESLGVSQLVIGLTVVAIGTSLPEVVTSIVASYRGQRDIAVGNVVGSNLFNILCVLGLTAAVSPVGVEVPADAISFDFPVMMAVAFVCLPIFFTGFLIRRWEGALFLAFYALYTIVILVVAKQPELSQHYREFVIYGVVPLMLLALMLSFVLNRKPTAT is encoded by the coding sequence ATGTTAGAAACCTTTCAAATCCTGCTTGGTCTTGTGCTTCTGGTCATCGGTGGTGAACTCCTGGTCCGAGGAGCAGCGTCGTTGGCGGCGGCCATGCAAATATCGCCCTTGGTCATTGGATTGACCGTCGTCGCCTTTGGCACCAGTGCTCCCGAACTTGGCGTTAGCTTGCAAGCTGCGTTGGCCGGTGATGCATCAATCGCTGTGGGGAACGTCGTTGGCTCGAACATCATTAACATCCTGTTCGTGCTTGGTGCTGCGGCAGTGGTCGCTCCCTTGATCGTCAGCAGCGACCTCATTCGCAAGGATTTGCCCGTTATGATTGCCGCCACGGCAGTTTTCTGGTGGATGGCGTCCGATGGCAATGTCTCACGTTGGGAAGGCATCGCGATGTTCGTGACCCTGCTGGTCTACCTTTGGCAGTCGATCACCGGTAGTCGCAAAGCAACGAAGGCTCAGGCAGCCGAGATTGAAGAGTACGCTGAAACGCTATTAAGCGCCAAAGACTACTTCATCCAGATCGGGTTCTTGATCGCTGGCTTAGTGATGTTGGGTATCGGTGCGAACCAGCTAGTCGCCGGTGCGACGTCGATCGCTGAATCGCTCGGCGTTTCGCAACTCGTGATCGGATTGACGGTGGTCGCTATCGGCACGTCGCTTCCGGAAGTGGTGACGTCGATTGTGGCCAGCTACCGAGGTCAGCGCGACATCGCGGTCGGCAACGTGGTGGGAAGCAACCTCTTTAACATCCTTTGCGTTCTTGGATTAACCGCAGCGGTTTCCCCAGTGGGCGTGGAAGTGCCAGCCGATGCAATCTCGTTCGATTTTCCCGTGATGATGGCAGTGGCATTTGTGTGTCTACCAATCTTCTTCACTGGCTTCCTGATCCGTCGCTGGGAAGGAGCCTTGTTTCTAGCGTTTTATGCACTCTACACGATCGTCATCCTGGTCGTCGCGAAGCAGCCCGAGCTATCGCAGCACTATCGCGAATTCGTGATTTACGGCGTTGTCCCGTTGATGCTGCTGGCATTGATGTTGTCGTTCGTGCTCAATCGCAAGCCAACTGCAACGTGA
- the rimI gene encoding ribosomal protein S18-alanine N-acetyltransferase, producing the protein MIRRDMPAVLAIENKSFEFSWTEEDFIRCLRQRNCIGMVAEENDQVVGFMIYELHKNRLHILNFAVSPDHRRGGVGLAMTSKLLGKLSNERRNRIMLEVRETNLEAQLFFKKIGFKAVSVLRDFYEDTDEDAYLMQYRYQATAEELASPHNRISKLAG; encoded by the coding sequence ATGATTCGTCGCGACATGCCAGCCGTGCTGGCAATTGAAAATAAGAGTTTCGAGTTCTCATGGACCGAAGAGGACTTCATTCGATGCTTGCGTCAACGCAACTGCATCGGCATGGTCGCTGAAGAGAACGACCAAGTGGTTGGATTCATGATTTATGAACTCCACAAGAATCGACTGCACATTCTCAACTTCGCTGTCTCACCCGATCATCGTCGTGGTGGCGTTGGCTTGGCCATGACAAGCAAGTTGCTCGGTAAGCTGTCCAACGAACGACGCAATCGCATCATGTTGGAAGTTCGCGAAACGAACCTGGAAGCCCAATTGTTTTTCAAGAAGATCGGCTTCAAGGCCGTCAGCGTTTTGCGTGACTTCTACGAAGACACCGACGAAGACGCCTACCTAATGCAGTACCGCTACCAAGCGACTGCCGAAGAATTGGCTTCACCCCACAACCGCATCAGCAAGCTGGCCGGCTAA
- the hemP gene encoding hemin uptake protein HemP, which translates to MSQPPRDTTEEMTLSVPMAEGSSPMMPKIVRFADLARCGGELWIEHEGQLYRLQKTKQGKLILTK; encoded by the coding sequence ATGTCTCAACCCCCGCGTGACACGACCGAAGAAATGACGCTTAGCGTCCCAATGGCCGAAGGATCATCGCCGATGATGCCAAAGATCGTCCGATTTGCGGACCTGGCCCGATGCGGTGGCGAGCTATGGATCGAGCACGAAGGGCAACTCTACCGGCTGCAAAAAACCAAACAGGGCAAGCTGATCCTGACCAAGTGA
- a CDS encoding ExeA family protein has product MTANTMQSIDNNLSVPPFPPFPSVTRFVDIGSVADTLERLGRSITAREAIALVIGPPGVGKSLIALTVAARFMQSHDVVVLNDTSIDDRTALLRHLLHHLGIDHVAGPANDLHLALVDRICKSPSKKEGLLIVVDEAQSLDPDVLEAIRMVTNIMKDGIRVVSAVICGGVKLDETLTSASMEAFNQRVATRCYLHPMSLDETRSYIHSIIGQCGADPGTTITEDAISAIHHGCNGVPRLINQLMTQAIDVAAESDQVIISEAIVDSAWAILQQLPSPMVDEPKIAGASSRNSGDCAIEFGELSDLSSTSSAIAKASEPMAVEPEMLESDDLPSLRPEISIETPSASWVDDEELTLADEPEFDHLTIEGSSFDEPTIREPAKAETPVVKTPAASSLFGMFDEEEEVAVGASVARPTAVVANQESAYAVTSTQPTPEPANRAASQSCGSLNSLEDSLHQEIIGMRTNDDTAHLSADDGPFGSHISFASLNESEEPELRALPEDDERPVTRPNFRYVDIAIDRPGDDITLAQHHVRDDRDLLVIEDDLEFEVEEAGITDASYDDQPDHDRPVTVDFQAMLSRMRTGS; this is encoded by the coding sequence ATGACGGCCAACACGATGCAATCCATCGACAACAATCTAAGCGTTCCTCCGTTTCCGCCCTTTCCCAGTGTCACTCGCTTTGTTGACATTGGTAGCGTCGCCGACACCCTAGAACGGCTCGGTCGCAGCATCACCGCCCGAGAAGCCATCGCTCTGGTAATCGGGCCTCCTGGTGTTGGAAAGTCATTGATCGCTTTGACTGTTGCTGCCCGCTTCATGCAGTCTCATGATGTCGTCGTGCTTAACGACACTTCCATCGACGATCGCACGGCTCTGCTACGTCACCTGTTGCACCACCTTGGCATTGATCACGTTGCCGGTCCCGCCAATGACCTTCACTTGGCACTGGTTGATCGCATTTGCAAATCGCCGTCTAAGAAAGAAGGCCTGTTGATCGTTGTCGACGAAGCTCAATCGCTTGACCCGGACGTTCTCGAAGCGATTCGCATGGTGACCAACATCATGAAAGACGGGATTCGCGTGGTCAGCGCGGTGATCTGTGGAGGAGTCAAGCTTGATGAGACACTGACCAGCGCGAGCATGGAAGCGTTCAACCAACGTGTTGCCACGCGATGCTACTTGCACCCCATGTCGCTCGACGAAACACGGTCGTACATCCACAGCATCATTGGCCAATGCGGAGCCGACCCGGGAACCACCATCACCGAAGATGCAATCTCGGCGATCCACCATGGTTGCAACGGTGTGCCGCGACTGATCAATCAATTGATGACGCAGGCGATTGATGTCGCTGCGGAAAGTGACCAAGTCATCATCAGCGAAGCAATCGTCGATTCAGCATGGGCTATCTTGCAGCAGTTGCCGTCTCCTATGGTGGATGAACCCAAGATTGCTGGCGCTTCATCTCGCAACTCGGGTGATTGTGCGATCGAGTTTGGCGAGTTGTCGGACCTGTCTTCAACCTCATCGGCGATTGCCAAAGCGTCGGAGCCTATGGCTGTTGAACCGGAGATGTTGGAATCAGACGACCTGCCGTCCCTGCGACCTGAGATCTCGATCGAAACTCCTTCCGCTTCTTGGGTGGATGACGAAGAGTTGACACTCGCGGATGAACCTGAGTTCGACCATTTGACGATCGAAGGTTCCAGCTTCGACGAGCCAACGATTCGCGAGCCAGCCAAGGCTGAGACTCCTGTGGTCAAGACTCCTGCTGCGTCGTCTCTGTTTGGAATGTTCGACGAAGAAGAAGAGGTCGCGGTCGGCGCCTCAGTCGCTCGTCCCACTGCCGTTGTTGCAAACCAAGAATCGGCTTACGCCGTGACATCGACGCAACCGACCCCGGAACCTGCAAACCGTGCAGCTTCGCAGTCGTGTGGATCGCTCAATTCGCTGGAAGATTCGTTGCATCAAGAAATCATCGGGATGCGAACCAACGACGATACGGCACACTTGTCGGCTGACGACGGACCCTTTGGTTCACACATTTCGTTTGCATCGCTCAACGAATCCGAAGAACCGGAACTGCGAGCGTTGCCCGAAGACGACGAGCGTCCTGTGACGCGCCCGAACTTCCGCTACGTCGATATTGCCATCGACCGTCCCGGCGACGACATCACTCTTGCTCAACACCACGTTCGTGATGATCGCGACTTGCTTGTGATCGAAGACGACTTGGAATTCGAAGTCGAAGAAGCGGGCATTACCGATGCTTCGTACGACGATCAACCGGATCACGACCGACCAGTGACCGTCGACTTCCAGGCCATGCTTTCCCGCATGCGAACCGGTAGCTGA
- a CDS encoding ParB/RepB/Spo0J family partition protein: protein MTSTTATPKNSAAGNKDRRLGKGLAALLGTDFDEDGNPVDGERHGIESLELKTNEIENNPFQPRREFNQDEIASLAESIKNHQQLQPILVRIVNGKYQLISGERRLRATIHAGLPTIRAEVREADDRLVAELAIIENLQRKDLSPIEKALSFKRYIQEHKCKQDDLARRLSIDRSTIANLMRLLELPQAILDLLSAGEVTAGHARALLPIGDEDVQINIAKKIMEDSWSVRATETHVAELLKKEEDSETGKKIVNVSRQKRRSISPEVESMQQEMRHIFGTKVEIKCSARGKGKFTIHFSDPDEFDRLREILVDATRPQLKIAG from the coding sequence GTGACTAGTACTACCGCAACCCCTAAGAACTCCGCCGCAGGCAACAAGGATCGTCGCCTCGGCAAAGGACTCGCCGCACTCTTGGGCACCGACTTCGATGAAGACGGCAACCCAGTGGATGGCGAACGCCACGGGATCGAATCGTTGGAACTGAAAACCAACGAGATCGAGAACAATCCGTTCCAACCCCGGCGTGAGTTCAACCAAGACGAAATCGCTTCGCTCGCCGAATCGATCAAGAACCACCAGCAATTGCAACCAATTCTGGTTCGCATCGTCAACGGTAAGTACCAACTCATCAGCGGCGAACGCCGTTTGCGAGCGACTATCCACGCTGGTTTACCCACCATCCGTGCGGAAGTTCGCGAAGCCGACGACCGCTTGGTGGCCGAACTCGCGATCATCGAGAACCTGCAACGCAAGGACCTTTCGCCCATCGAAAAGGCCCTGTCGTTCAAACGCTACATTCAAGAACACAAGTGCAAGCAGGATGACCTGGCTCGTCGACTATCCATCGACCGCAGCACGATCGCTAACCTGATGCGACTGCTTGAGCTTCCTCAAGCGATCCTCGACTTGTTGTCAGCCGGTGAAGTGACCGCTGGTCACGCTCGTGCCCTGCTTCCAATTGGTGATGAGGACGTACAGATCAACATCGCTAAGAAGATCATGGAAGACAGTTGGAGCGTGCGTGCGACCGAGACTCACGTCGCTGAGCTGTTGAAGAAGGAAGAGGACAGCGAGACCGGCAAAAAGATCGTGAACGTCTCACGTCAAAAACGTCGCTCGATTTCACCGGAAGTCGAATCGATGCAGCAAGAGATGCGTCACATCTTCGGCACCAAAGTCGAGATCAAGTGCTCCGCTCGCGGCAAAGGCAAGTTCACGATCCACTTCAGCGATCCCGACGAGTTCGATCGTCTTCGCGAGATCTTGGTCGACGCCACTCGGCCTCAGTTGAAAATCGCCGGCTAG
- a CDS encoding ParA family protein gives MGRILCVVNQKGGVGKTTTAVNLSAALAMSGQRTLLVDMDPQCNATTSLGIAPTDGHPLVQSNPLDEFIVDTRVENLTIVPGSRTFHDVDKLATAGDAETKIVRNHLDSVIEQYDFVMIDCPPSIGTLTQTALTASTEVLMPIQCEYFAMEGLTQLIQTIKKVIVATDGRLTFGGILLTMYDPTLELTGEVDEEVRDFFGDIVFDSVVPRDVSLCEAPSHGKTVFQYAPRSRGAFAYTQLCMEVLQRD, from the coding sequence GTGGGAAGGATACTTTGCGTGGTTAATCAGAAGGGAGGCGTTGGCAAAACTACCACCGCCGTCAATCTCTCTGCCGCTCTCGCAATGTCGGGACAACGCACTCTGCTGGTCGACATGGACCCTCAGTGCAACGCTACCACGTCGCTTGGGATCGCTCCCACGGACGGACACCCTTTGGTTCAATCCAACCCACTCGATGAATTTATCGTCGACACGCGGGTCGAGAACCTAACGATTGTTCCCGGAAGTCGAACTTTTCATGACGTCGACAAGCTGGCGACCGCCGGCGACGCCGAAACCAAGATCGTTCGCAACCACCTCGACAGTGTTATCGAACAATACGACTTCGTGATGATCGACTGTCCGCCCAGCATCGGAACGCTGACGCAGACCGCATTGACCGCGAGCACCGAAGTCCTGATGCCGATCCAGTGCGAGTACTTCGCCATGGAAGGTCTCACCCAGCTCATTCAAACCATCAAGAAAGTCATCGTCGCCACCGACGGTCGACTTACTTTCGGCGGCATCCTTTTAACGATGTACGATCCGACTCTCGAACTCACAGGCGAAGTTGACGAAGAAGTCCGCGATTTCTTTGGCGATATCGTCTTTGACTCTGTCGTGCCCAGGGACGTTTCGCTTTGCGAAGCCCCTAGCCACGGCAAAACCGTGTTCCAGTACGCGCCGCGATCACGTGGTGCGTTCGCTTATACCCAGCTGTGCATGGAGGTGCTCCAGCGTGACTAG